The stretch of DNA AACAATTCAAGAGCGAATTCGAGAATCTGCTTTTCTATTAAAGGGAGTGCGCTTTGTTTTAATAGATGAACGGGAACCTGAGCATCATGATGATTTTAAGTATGATGACGGGATTAAGTCCTTTGTGTCTTATTTGAATGAAGGCAAAGATACCCTAAGTGATGTCTTTTACTTTGAAGGCAAGCAAGACGAAATGGAAGTTGAATTTAGTGGTCAGTACAGTGACAGCTATTCAGAAAATTTAGTTTCATTTGTTAATAATGTGCGTACTTCTGATGGTGGTACTCATGAAGTGGGTGCTCGAAGCGGTTTTACGCGGGCTTTTAATGACTATGCCAAAAAGCAGGGCCTGCTTGGTAAAAAAGATAAAAATATTGATGGATCTGATTATCGTGAAGGTCTTAGTGCCGTTCTTTCAGTAAAGATTCCGGAAGAATTACTTGAGTTTGAAGGTCAGACGAAGGGTAAATTGGGCACGCCACAAGCACGTTCGGTAGTTGATACACTCGTTTACGAGAAGATGTCGTACTACTTAATGGAAAATGGTGAGTTAGCCCAAGATTTGGTTAAGAAGGCGCAACGGGCGAGGGATGCTCGTGAGGCTGCCAAAAAAGCACGTAATGAGAGCCGTAATGGTAAAAAACGCCGTAAAAAGGAAGTTTTATCTGGTAAGTTAACACCAGCGCAGTCACGTAATCCCAAAAAGAATGAGTTATTCTTGGTTGAGGGTGATTCTGCTGGTGGTTCTGCTAAACAAGGCCGTGATCGAAAATTCCAAGCAATTTTGCCATTGCGGGGTAAAGTCTTAAACACGCAAAAAGCTAAACTGCAAGACATTTTTAAAAATGAAGAAATCAATACCATGATTTATACCATTGGTGCTGGTGTTGGAGCTGAGTTTAAAGTGGAAGATTCTAATTATGACAAAGTTATTATCATGACGGATGCCGACGACGATGGTGCACATATTCAAATTTTGCTGCTGACTTTCTTTTATCGCTATATGCGGCCAATGATTGAACAAGGTAAGATTTATATTGCCTTGCCGCCATTGTATCGCTTGCAAAAAGGCCGTGGTAAAAAAGCACAGGTTAAGTATTCTTGGACCGATGAAGAATTGGCAACTGATGAACAGAATATGGGTCGAGGTTATGCTTTACAACGTTTTAAGGGACTCGGTGAAATGAATGCTGAACAATTATGGCAGACAACAATGAATCCCGAATCGCGTATGTTAATTCGGGTTAAAATCGATGATGCTGCTTTAGCTGAACGCCGAGTAACTACCTTAATGGGTGATAAAGTTGCTGCTAGACGAAAATGGATTGAACAAAACGTCAAGTTTAGAATGGGCGAGAACACATCAATCTTGGAAGAAGAAAATGAGTAAAGAGGTTTTTAATTAATGGCTATAAAAGAACGAATTCGTGAAATGCCACTTGAGCAAGTCATGGGTGAACGGTTTGGCCGCTATTCAAAATATATTATTCAGGAACGGGCTTTGCCAGATATTCGTGACGGGCTAAAGCCAGTTCAAAGAAGAATCCTTTACGCAATGTATCAGGATAATAATACTTATGATAAACCGTTCAAAAAGGCAGCTAAAGCAGTTGGTAATATCATGGGTAATTTTCACCCTCACGGTGATAGTTCTATCTATGGGGCGTTAGTGCACTTATCTCAAGATTGGAAAATGCGTGAACCATTAGTTGAGATGCACGGTAACAATGGTTCAATGGATGGCGATGGCCCTGCTGCTATGCGGTATACGGAATCACGGCTGAATAAAATTTCCAATATGTTGCTGCAGGATATTGATAAAGACACGGTTAACATGGTGCTGAACTTCGATGATACGGAGTATGAACCAACGGTTTTACCTGCACGCTTTCCTAACCTTTTGGTTAACGGTTCAACCGGGATTTCTTCAGGTTATGCAACAGAAATTCCGCCACATAACTTGTCAGAAGTTATTGATGCCACTATTTATCTGTTGAAGCATCCAGATGCCACTTTAGACGATTTAATGAAGTATGTTCAAGGTCCAGATTTTCCAACTGGAGCAATCGTAATGGGACAAAAGGGGTTGCGTGAAGCTTATGAAACTGGTCGTGGCCGTATTCAGGTACGGGCTAAAACCGCAATTCAGGAAATTAGGGGACACCGTCAAGAAATCGTAATTACTGAAATTCCATTTGCCGTTAATAAAGCTTTAATGGTTAAAAAGATGGATGAAATCCGTCTTAACAAGGAAATTGATGGTATTGCAGAAGTGCGTGATGAAACCGACCGTCATGGTTTATCAATTGTAGTTGAACTTAAAAAAGATGCAGATGCACAGAATATTTTGAACTATCTGTTTAAAAATACTGAACTGCAAGTTTCTTATAACTTTAATATGGTAGCGATTGATAATATGACGCCTGTGCAAGTTGGACTAAAACATATCCTTGCTTCATATCTCAGTCACGAAAAAGACGTTGTTATTAAGCGAACCAAATTTGATCTGAATAAGGCACAAAATCGTTTAGAAATTATTCAAGGTTTAATTCACGCAATGGATATCCTTGATCAAGTGATTAAAGTGATTCGAGCTTCTAAGAATAAGACTGATGCAAAGAAGAACTTAACAAATGAATTTTCTTTTACATCACGTCAAGCTGAAGCAATTGTGTCACTGCAATTGTACCGTTTAACTAATACCGACGTTGATGCCTTAGTTGCTGAACAGACTGATTTGAATAAAAAAGTAGCGCAATTTCAACAACTACTATCTGATTCTAAGGTTTTAGAAAAAGAAATTATTCGGGAACTTTCAGCGGTTAAACGTGAATTTGGTAATCCACGGCGGACAGAAATCTCTACAGCTACGGCTAAAATTCAAATTGACGAAAAGGCTTTGGTTGCTGATGAACAAGTACGGGTCTTAATCAGTCGTGATGGTTACCTAAAGCGGTCTTCGTTACGTTCATGGCAATCAAGTGACGATACTGAAAATGGCTTGCCTGATGGTGATGATGTTGTGTTTGAAAAAACAATTTCAACCTTAGCCAACCTGTATCTTTTTACTAATCGCGGTAATGTAATTTATCGACCAGTTCATGAATTGGTTGAAACCAAATGGAAAGAAACTGGTCAGCACCTATCGCAAGAAATTGGGTTACCAAGTGATGAACAGATAATTCGCGTTTTTGATTTTACTAAATTAGATATGGATGTTAACTTCTTATTGGCCACTAATGACGGCTACATTAAGCAACTGCAACTTGCTAATTTACAACCGACAAGAACGTATCGTTCACGGGCAATGACGGCGATGAAGATGAAGTCGCAGGATAGTCAGGTAGTTCGTGCTGACGTAATTGAGCCGAATACTAATGCCGAAATTATTTTGTTTACGCATCAAGCTTATGCCGTTCGTTATGATGTTAGCGAAATTCCGGAGTCTGGCGCTAAGGCAGTTGGTGTCAAATCAGTCAACTTAAAAGATGATGACTTCATCGTAACTTATGTTCTAGTTAAGCCAGAATTTCTTGATTTAATTCATATTGGTTTAATTACACAACGTGGGGCGTTCAAACAATTTAAGGCGAAGTTAATTAATAAGGTTTCGCGTGCTAAGCGTGGGGTTCTTGTTCTACGTGAACTAAAGACCAAGCCGCATCGAATTTCTGCCTTAACTGCATATGCCCAAAACTATACTTTAGTTGTTACTACTAGCAGTAAAAGAAAGATAAAAATAGCAACAAATGCGTTTCCTTTAGGCGACCGTTATTCTAATGGTTCCTTTGTTATTGATACTACGAGTGATGGTAAACCGCTTAGTTTAAAGTTAGTTAAACCGTTGATTAATCAGTAAATGAAAGGCTTACATAAAACTAAATAAAAAATAAATTAAGTGTAAGTTAATAATATTTGAATTATGCTTTGACATGACCGAGTTTTTATTTGATAATAGCATATAAATAAAACAATATTATTATCAAGATAGAAGGAATATTCTTATGCCTAAAACAGATACAATACTTTCAACTAAGTCATTACACTATTTTTTACAATTAATTGATACGATGAATTATACTCAAGCTGCACAAATCTTGGGTATTACACAGCCAGCTTTGACACAGCAGATTAAAAAAATTGAGCATGCAATTGGTACACCTTTGTTTGGTCAAATGGGTAAAAAACTTTATTTGACTGAAGCGGGTAAAGAGCTGCAAATTGGTGCAATCAAATTGCTTGGAACTATTAATTCGGTAGTTAGTGATATTCAAGAATTTACACAAGCTGATAAGGGCAATATTTCTATTGGGGTTTTGGATAGTATTAATTCAGAAATTTTACGGAAGTTTTTGATTAGTTTTAACCAAAATAATCCAGATATTACGATTAGTCTTACTTACTTTAATCGTAAAAATTTATGGTATAACTTGGACAATAATTTAATTGATATTGCTGTTATGTTTTTGCCAGATAGTACCAAGAAGAGTCAGGCAGAATTACAACATCAATATGAACATATGGATATTTATGAAGATCAATTAACCGTTTTAACTCATAAAGACACAGTTGAAGCTGGCAAAACTTATCCGATTTCTCGATTTATGCATCGTGAATGGGTTGCCTATCCAGATGAATTTTATTTGACGCAATTAATGAAGAAAAAGCTGGGTGCCAAAGGGAATGCTAAGGGTGACTTAACCGTACCGCTTAGTTTGTCATCAACACCGCAATTAATTACAACAGCTGAAGAAACAGATTATGATACTTTTGTTAGTGATGCTTATTACCAAGCACATAAGGATGAAATCAATTTGACACCTGTTTATTTGAAAGAAAACAAGAAATTCTCTGTATCGATGGTTTATCGTAAAGGTAAGAAAGATGTACCACGGATTAATAATATTTTGACCGAATTCAAAAAATTCTTGGAGAAAGAGTAACTATTAGGTAAACTAGAATAGAACAATAATTTTTGTTAAAAAGGAAGAAGAGGAAATTAATGGAAAAAGAGTTAATTTTTGGGCATCAAAATCCTGATACAGACGCAATTGGTACTGCGATTGCATATTCGTACCTGCAAAATAAACGCGGTTATAATACGGAAGCTGTCGCTTTGGGTGAACCTAATGATGAAACAGCCTTTGCCTTGAAGAAGTTTGGCTTTGAAGCACCACGGGTAATTAAAACTGCTGCTAACGAAGTAAATAAGGTAATGTTGGTTGATCATAATGAACCACAACAGAGTGTTGCTGATATTGACAAGGTAACGGTGACCCATGTTGTCGATCATCACCGAATTATGAACTTTGATACAAGTGCGCCATTATTTTATTTGGCTGAACCTGTTGGCTGTACCAGTACCATCATGTGGAAGCTTTATAAGCATTATGGCGTTGAAATTCCACAAAATATTGCTGGAATCATGCTTTCTGCAATTATTTCTGATACTTTGCTTTTGAAATCACCAACTACTACTGATGATGATCATCAAGCAGTTGAAGCATTAGCTAAAATTGCTGATGTTGATTATGAAACGTATGGTCTTGAAGAATTAAAGGCTGGGACAAATATTGCTGCTAAGTCTGAGGAAGATCTCATTGACTTAGATGCTAAGAGCTTTGAACTTAATGGTAAAAATGTTCGGGTTGCACAAATTAATGTTGTTGATTTACCTGAAGCAATGGCACGAAAAGCCGCTTTTTTGAAGGCAATGAATGATGCTTCTGCAGCAAATCATTATGACTTGTTTATGCTGCTAATTACCAATGTGCTTGATTCTGATTCAACTGCCTTAGTAGTTGGTTCAGATGATGCTCAAGCAGCATTTGCTAAGGCATTTGGTGAAGTTACAGATTCTGAAATCAGTTTACCTGGTGTCGTTTCACGTAAGAAGCAAGTTGTACCACCATTAACTGAAGCATTTAATTAAAATCTAGTTTTAGCGTAACAAAAAAGCGAAGTAGGGAA from Lactobacillus sp. ESL0785 encodes:
- the parE gene encoding DNA topoisomerase IV subunit B, with the protein product MTKTNNNKNSYDDSSIQILHGLEAVRKRPGMYIGSTDVHGLNQLVYEIVDNSVDEAMAGFGQEIDVTIHQDNSVTVRDFGRGMPTGMHKSGKPTIEVILTVLHAGGKFTEQNYKTSGGLHGVGSSVVNALSSYMKVRVVRDGKAYEEEFANGGHPVGTLKSLGKTRDKTGTTITFKPDETIFSTIKYKYETIQERIRESAFLLKGVRFVLIDEREPEHHDDFKYDDGIKSFVSYLNEGKDTLSDVFYFEGKQDEMEVEFSGQYSDSYSENLVSFVNNVRTSDGGTHEVGARSGFTRAFNDYAKKQGLLGKKDKNIDGSDYREGLSAVLSVKIPEELLEFEGQTKGKLGTPQARSVVDTLVYEKMSYYLMENGELAQDLVKKAQRARDAREAAKKARNESRNGKKRRKKEVLSGKLTPAQSRNPKKNELFLVEGDSAGGSAKQGRDRKFQAILPLRGKVLNTQKAKLQDIFKNEEINTMIYTIGAGVGAEFKVEDSNYDKVIIMTDADDDGAHIQILLLTFFYRYMRPMIEQGKIYIALPPLYRLQKGRGKKAQVKYSWTDEELATDEQNMGRGYALQRFKGLGEMNAEQLWQTTMNPESRMLIRVKIDDAALAERRVTTLMGDKVAARRKWIEQNVKFRMGENTSILEEENE
- the parC gene encoding DNA topoisomerase IV subunit A — protein: MAIKERIREMPLEQVMGERFGRYSKYIIQERALPDIRDGLKPVQRRILYAMYQDNNTYDKPFKKAAKAVGNIMGNFHPHGDSSIYGALVHLSQDWKMREPLVEMHGNNGSMDGDGPAAMRYTESRLNKISNMLLQDIDKDTVNMVLNFDDTEYEPTVLPARFPNLLVNGSTGISSGYATEIPPHNLSEVIDATIYLLKHPDATLDDLMKYVQGPDFPTGAIVMGQKGLREAYETGRGRIQVRAKTAIQEIRGHRQEIVITEIPFAVNKALMVKKMDEIRLNKEIDGIAEVRDETDRHGLSIVVELKKDADAQNILNYLFKNTELQVSYNFNMVAIDNMTPVQVGLKHILASYLSHEKDVVIKRTKFDLNKAQNRLEIIQGLIHAMDILDQVIKVIRASKNKTDAKKNLTNEFSFTSRQAEAIVSLQLYRLTNTDVDALVAEQTDLNKKVAQFQQLLSDSKVLEKEIIRELSAVKREFGNPRRTEISTATAKIQIDEKALVADEQVRVLISRDGYLKRSSLRSWQSSDDTENGLPDGDDVVFEKTISTLANLYLFTNRGNVIYRPVHELVETKWKETGQHLSQEIGLPSDEQIIRVFDFTKLDMDVNFLLATNDGYIKQLQLANLQPTRTYRSRAMTAMKMKSQDSQVVRADVIEPNTNAEIILFTHQAYAVRYDVSEIPESGAKAVGVKSVNLKDDDFIVTYVLVKPEFLDLIHIGLITQRGAFKQFKAKLINKVSRAKRGVLVLRELKTKPHRISALTAYAQNYTLVVTTSSKRKIKIATNAFPLGDRYSNGSFVIDTTSDGKPLSLKLVKPLINQ
- a CDS encoding LysR family transcriptional regulator: MPKTDTILSTKSLHYFLQLIDTMNYTQAAQILGITQPALTQQIKKIEHAIGTPLFGQMGKKLYLTEAGKELQIGAIKLLGTINSVVSDIQEFTQADKGNISIGVLDSINSEILRKFLISFNQNNPDITISLTYFNRKNLWYNLDNNLIDIAVMFLPDSTKKSQAELQHQYEHMDIYEDQLTVLTHKDTVEAGKTYPISRFMHREWVAYPDEFYLTQLMKKKLGAKGNAKGDLTVPLSLSSTPQLITTAEETDYDTFVSDAYYQAHKDEINLTPVYLKENKKFSVSMVYRKGKKDVPRINNILTEFKKFLEKE
- a CDS encoding manganese-dependent inorganic pyrophosphatase; its protein translation is MEKELIFGHQNPDTDAIGTAIAYSYLQNKRGYNTEAVALGEPNDETAFALKKFGFEAPRVIKTAANEVNKVMLVDHNEPQQSVADIDKVTVTHVVDHHRIMNFDTSAPLFYLAEPVGCTSTIMWKLYKHYGVEIPQNIAGIMLSAIISDTLLLKSPTTTDDDHQAVEALAKIADVDYETYGLEELKAGTNIAAKSEEDLIDLDAKSFELNGKNVRVAQINVVDLPEAMARKAAFLKAMNDASAANHYDLFMLLITNVLDSDSTALVVGSDDAQAAFAKAFGEVTDSEISLPGVVSRKKQVVPPLTEAFN